Proteins from a single region of Cryptococcus neoformans var. neoformans JEC21 chromosome 6 sequence:
- a CDS encoding clathrin-coated vesicle protein, putative, translating into MPDISPDVLRVEESRFTGDGSDLSLLHWLRQAEQAIEAISPEDLSKQIQSLHTFFLNLLLPNPNPTLPKPGRPIRHLVTRCVVKLHQRVESRSLFDFVQALVKAVSDGGSKGMSAAENLGRVASWYCIGEVIKEHGKNMMSFMAEICTSSLKVFKNTNLSVLLRTQAMVAFSRSLHSAGKALPDALVKDLLKSLRSGLQDKALSVQRASAKTFIALHLHTPVLQLQPTLDMVAPLSFKSLETADHLTRRAFSRMLAHFLAATQVPGSGVVPESSKKSKPEAEDQSGEPTVMTSVAEDRASKTLFTTQEMLKYLSIPYNKQQSPRKLRNAIIDAYATLFTTLGGEYVEARYEEIVKHIMDEIVIPQRGGRYEVLATRQAAKILLRDLVGERLLSEPGQVSAIRELTLNYLKKWQPTLLPGQPRINKNVLIVSLHEIAGLLEQLGNAPAQIIELLAEPLVRLLAHESYSVRLSTAFTLRRFCTTNPSQLPRLLGVLIADIEKDLNLLSSPTAPKEVAPRLVGKAFGLSALIAVSPVRPLYVSHDVPTKVFDLAVSLLKRAGDHEIPQASTEIQVAWYLMTGLMSLGPSFVKLHLPQLLVLWRNALPKPSNKDTSVGERGEAEWNFLLLVRECALSSALNFLNHNHSLVNIDVARRLATLFTNTLNYVNGFATAYAEALREQANSPNPSPIFTTRPSLVDREATLRRRVLQCFTVLGPSSATESTQPALLQAAITVFADPENYSGSGAQAAIAAQAGNFVGIWHSADGYAFGVTSLARARDDYGKNGEEDEGEEGWLNRDKVEIELEGQLSRPILGSLEHDFLPLLAAQQPLSSPTPAPAQTGVIDAGLSLFSILFPHQNLEGQVQSLATLSSHMRSSKLEKNPGRKQAVIVNTVTALRKTLKGVEGAGGKARKVVGSAQVSEMIRSLLQDAIFDPSPSIRSTSAEALGLLSSLASPTHLSSQVQWLVDQVVTNRSPDARAGCALAFGAIYSFVGGLAGGPILKTIVNILMSLATDPHPVVHFYAMKALARVVDAANLSYEPYVLTTLGMLSNIYLLETHEPEGGSLGSVNLRGDLPAYQVICRILHALIGVLGPELQEPGKVRSLVFLLVHEFGEETDEGLAVEAIKCVQQFLMFAPTAIDIPKLVQTFRTHLASPRRPLKVASITALYQIVQRDPVLISKLGGNQLVEDLFGLLDDDPSIDGVKKVISSWLRGTAAALPSGWIDLCQRIMTRTAAQKAAIRRPQQASAPAAGPAFIDDEGESLGGGASTSASSNALSSRWRTQLFALECLHDIVVSVAESNRPEHFDPIIARKMGANGRHMLWSRVGDLIKMAFSASTAGVMEVRAAGLVVLRDVIEKFSASPDPDFESALLLEQHQAPIAAALTPSFGSDSAPEVLSLAVQVCAVFVGSGVVKEVPRMGRILKLLTGALEQCKNGEMLSLGDMEDLSPSAVIMLQISILTAWAELQISSVRQSYLTDVLKPYRWLLAPFWIGALRDYAQLRTDPEMGGLSGAVDSTAGLGREVLLPYYEQAVPKLLHAVAISFAINDPFAFGAMDGQRYDSPNPPTSVPSIRPEPSANFYIVYGLSFESLLKTIGDVSASPLASACLKAMQSLVKPVLSGTTVFEGQFFDELCTVCYRIAMSEPATVKSEAVEVMSSFATSRKGTGTMDSAQTRRALAIIAFTLRQIVPTKEMKPSWNHVDSTQDKVNLLRSAFMAFAQIIECVEVSQKADMYAVGLHLFMGLLESESPVDLVGGCLGCLKVQMEGLVAAQVPGVSNGEKIVHGVVSACLSNIDDMRTRVNPVANIIIKNNLLAVTLILTALPADLKVSRNLVESVGYTIGQYLGAGIERPELGLTAIHCASTILPASLRLLPSPLGPNSPPAPSPVLQHATLHLLPPMITYISDNVVAHATNPDYAPPLEGIQAVIKTLVSWGTGLPEEHKPRGYGVLLPTLCLMLDPPGSTGQGQSSSQLHGVAAAVLLGLAQSGPGAFKEATMAMKEGERGELEHAIRDAVGQKQGAANGGVAKERKGIELKSFG; encoded by the exons ATGCCAGACATCTCGCCGGACGTTCTCagggtggaagag TCCCGCTTCACAGGCGACGGTTCGGACCTCTCTCTCCTACACTGGCTACGTCAAGCAGAGCAAGCTATCGAGGCAATCAGCCCAGAGGATCTTTCCAAGCAGATTCAATCCCTACAtacattcttcctcaatcttcttcttcccaacccCAATCCCACATTGCCGAAGCCAGGACGGCCTATAAGACATCTAGTCACAAGATGTGTCGTCAAGCTGCATCAACGCGTGGAATCTCGCTCCCTGTTTGACTTTGTGCAGGCCCTAGTCAAGGCGGTCAGCGATGGTGGTTCAAAGGGAATGAGTGCTGCAGAAAACTTGGGCAGAGTTGCGAGTTGGTACTGTATCGGAGAAGTAATCAAGGAACACGGGAAGAAT ATGATGTCGTTCATGGCCGAGATCTGTACTTCGTCATTGAAAGTGTTTAAGAACACCAACCTC TCTGTCCTGCTTCGAACACAAGCAATGGTCGCATTCTCCAGATCTCTTCACTCCGCCGGAAAGGCCCTCCCTGATGCTCTTGTCAAAGATCTCCTTAAATCTCTTCGTAGCGGCTTACAAGACAAGGCCCTCTCTGTCCAGCGCGCTTCTGCCAAAACATTCATCGCTCTACACCTCCACACCCCTGTCCTTCAACTCCAGCCGACTTTGGATATGGTTGCCCCTTTATCATTCAAAAGTCTGGAGACAGCCGATCATTTGACAAGACGGGCGTTTAGTAGAATGTTGGCGCATTTCCTGGCTGCCACGCAAGTCCCTGGAAGTGGCGTTGTGCCTGAATCATCGAAAAAGTCAAAACCAGAGGCTGAAGACCAGTCCGGAGAACCTACCGTCATGACCTCTGTCGCTGAAGACAGGGCATCTAAAACCCTTTTCACGACTCAGGAGATGCTCAAATACCTTTCAATTCCGtacaacaaacaacaatCTCCCCGCAAACTCCGTAACGCCATCATCGACGCTTATGCGACATTGTTCACCACTTTAGGAGGGGAGTACGTTGAGGCGAGATATGAAGAAATTGTAAAGCATATCATGGACGAAATTGTTATACCGCAACGAGGAGGCCGATACGAGGTGCTCGCAACTAGACAAGCAGCCAAAATCCTCCTCCGGGATCTTGTCGGTGAACGACTCCTTTCAGAACCTGGCCAAGTGTCTGCCATTCGCGAGCTGACCCTCAACTATCTCAAGAAATGGCAGCCTACCCTGCTCCCCGGCCAGCCAAGAATCAACAAGAACGTCCTCATCGTTTCGCTACACGAAATAGCCGGTCTTCTCGAACAATTAGGCAATGCCCCCGCGCAAATCATTGAACTGCTCGCCGAACCTCTAGTGAGGTTATTGGCCCACGAATCATATTCTGTCCGGCTGTCCACCGCATTCACCCTGCGCCGATTCTGCACGACAAATCCATCCCAACTTCCTCGTTTACTCGGCGTTCTCATCGCTGATATTGAAAAGGACCTTAACCTCTTGTCTTCCCCTACGGCACCGAAGGAGGTTGCCCCTCGGCTCGTTGGCAAGGCGTTTGGATTGTCTGCGCTCATAGCTGTCAGCCCTGTCAGGCCGCTGTATGTGTCGCATGATGTCCCGACAAAGGTGTTTGATCTTGCCGTATCGTTGTTGAAGCGGGCAGGCGATCATGAGATCCCACAGGCGAGCACAGAGATTCAAGTAGCATGGTACCTTATGACAGGACTCATGAGCCTTGGTCCAAGTTTCGTCAAGCTCCATTTGCCCCAACTCCTTGTCTTGTGGCGTAACGCTTTGCCGAAACCGTCTAACAAGGACACTTCTGTCGGTGAAAGGGGCGAGGCCGAATGGaattttctccttctcgtGCGAGAATGTGCTCTGTCCTCCGCGCTTAATTTCCTCAACCATAACCACTCCCTTGTCAACATCGACGTCGCTCGTCGACTTGCCACTCTTTTTACCAACACCCTCAACTATGTCAACGGTTTCGCCACCGCCTATGCCGAAGCACTTCGCGAACAAGCCAACTCGCCCAATCCTTCACCCATCTTCACCACCCGTCCTTCCCTCGTTGATCGCGAAGCCACACTCCGACGTCGAGTCTTGCAATGTTTCACCGTCCTCGGACCTTCCTCTGCGACAGAGTCAACTCAACCGGCTTTGCTCCAGGCGGCCATCACTGTCTTTGCTGATCCCGAGAATTACTCGGGTTCGGGCGCTCAGGCCGCTATCGCCGCGCAAGCCGGTAATTTTGTTGGTATCTGGCATTCGGCTGATGGGTACGCTTTTGGAGTGACAAGTCTGGCTAGGGCTAGGGATGATTATGGTaagaatggagaggaggatgagggggaagaagggtggttAAACAGGGATAAGGTGGAGATCGAGCTGGAAGGACAACTGTCAAGACCAATTTTGGGTTCGTTAGAGCATGATTTTTTACCTTTACTCGCTGCTCAACAACCCTTGTCATCACCCACCCCCGCACCAGCGCAGACGGGCGTCATCGATGCGGGGCTTTCCTTGTTCTCTATCCTCTTTCCGCATCAAAATCTCGAAGGCCAAGTCCAATCGCTCGCGACTCTTTCATCACATATGCGATCTAGTAAGCTCGAGAAGAACCCAGGGAGAAAGCAGGCTGTGATCGTCAACACCGTCACTGCCTTGAGGAAGACTTTGAAGGGAGTAGAAGGGGCTGGTGGTaaggcgaggaaggtggtgggTAGTGCGCAGGTCAGTGAGATGATTagatctcttcttcag GACGCTATCTTTGATCCTTCCCCCAGTATCCGTTCCACTTCTGCCGAAGCACTCGGTCTCCTCTCATCATTAGCGTCCCCGACCCATCTTTCATCCCAAGTTCAATGGCTCGTCGATCAAGTCGTTACTAACCGATCACCTGATGCTCGAGCCGGCTGTGCTCTTGCATTCGGGGCCATCTACTCCTTCGTCGGTGGCTTGGCGGGCGGGCCTATTCTCAAAACTATAGTCAACATCCTCATGAGCCTTGCAACTGACCCTCACCCGGTTGTTCATTTCTACGCTATGAAGGCCCTAGCCCGTGTGGTGGACGCTGCGAATCTCAGTTACGAACCTTACGTGCTTACCACTCTTGGGATGTTATCGAACATCTATCTCCTCGAAACGCACGAGCCAGAGGGCGGTTCCCTCGGAAGCGTCAACCTTCGTGGTGACTTGCCTGCTTATCAAGTGATCTGTCGAATTTTGCACGCGTTGATAGGTGTTCTAGGGCCCGAACTACAAGAGCCTGGAAAAGTGAGAAGCTTGGTGTTCTTATTAGTGCACGAGTTTGGGGAAGAGACGGACGAAGGGCTGGCTGTGGAGGCTATCAAATGTGTCCAGCAGTTCCTCATGTTTGCACCCACAGCCATCGATATCCCCAAGCTCGTCCAGACTTTCCGTACACATCTCGCCTCACCACGACGTCCACTCAAAGTGGCATCCATCACCGCCCTTTATCAGATTGTCCAGCGCGATCCTGTACTCATCTCAAAACTCGGTGGAAACCAGCTGGTAGAAGATCTATTTGGGTTATTGGATGATGACCCAAGTATCGATGGTGTGAAGAAGGTAATTAGCAGTTGGCTGAGGGGCACGGCAGCAGCATTGCCCTCTGGATGGATTGATCTTTGTCAGAGGATCATGACTAGAACCGCAGCCCAAAAAGCTGCTATTCGTCGCCCGCAACAAGCTTCTGCACCCGCTGCTGGCCCGGCGTTTATTGACGATGAAGGCGAATCCCTAGGTGGAGGAGCCTCGACCTCGGCCTCATCAAACGCTCTTTCCTCCCGATGGCGAACCCAACTCTTCGCGCTCGAGTGTTTACATGACATTGTCGTTTCAGTGGCGGAGAGCAACAGGCCGGAGCATTTTGATCCTATAATTGCTAGAAAGATGGGCGCCAATGGGCGCCATATGCTTTGGTCACGGGTCGGTGATTTAATCAAAATGGCGTTCTCGGCTAGTACAGCGGGAGTCATGGAAGTGAGAGCAGCAGGACTCGTTGTGTTGCGTGATGTCATTGAG AAATTCTCTGCATCACCTGATCCTGATTTTGAATCTGCACTTCTTTTAGAGCAACATCAGGCTCCTATTGCGGCTGCATTGACTCCTTCATTCGGATCAGATTCCGCCCCTGAAGTTTTGTCCTTGGCCGTGCAAGTTTGTGCTGTCTTCGTTGGAAGTGGAGTCGTGAAGGAAGTTCCGAGAATGGGCAGGATTTTGAAGTTGCTGACGGGAGCGTTGGAGCAGTGTAAGA ACGGCGAAATGCTTTCTTTGGGAGACATGGAAGACCTTTCACCTTCTGCGGTCATCATGCTTCAGATTTCTATACTTACAGCCTGGGCAGAGCTTCAAATATCCAGCGTCCGGCAATCGTACCTTACAGATGTGCTCAAGCCATACAGATGGCTATTGGCACCCTTCTGGATCGGTGCTTTGAGAGACTACGCCCAACTGAGGACGGACCCGGAAATGGGTGGGCTTAGTGGAGCTGTAGATAGTACCGCTGGTTTAGGCAGAGAGGTACTCTTACCT TATTACGAGCAAGCTGTGCCAAAGCTATTGCATGCTGTTGCTATCTCATTTGCTATCAACGATCCATTTGCCTTTGGGGCAATGGATGGTCAGCGTTACGATTCCCCCAACCCTCCCACTTCTGTGCCTTCTATTCGACCTGAACCTTCCGCCAACTTTTACATCGTCTACGGCCTCTCATTTGAGTCTTTGCTCAAGACAATTGGCGATGTCTCTGCTTCCCctcttgcttctgcttGCCTTAAAGCAATGCAGAGCCTGGTCAAGCCGGTTTTGAGTGGTACAACAGTTTTCGAGGGACAGTTCTTTGACGAGCTGTGCACAGTGTGCTACAGGATTGCGATGAGTGAGCCAGCGACAGTGAAGAGTGAGGCTGTCGAAGTGATGTCCAGCTTTGCAACTAGCAGAAAAGGCACAGGCACGATGGATTCTGCTCAGACAAGACGGGCTTTGGCCATTATCGCATTTACCCTCAGACAGATTGTCCCTaccaaggagatgaagcCATCCTGGAATCATGTAGATTCTACACAAGACAAGGTTAACCTTCTTCGCTCGGCATTTATGGCCTTTGCGCAGATTATCGAGTGCGTGGAAGTTTCGCAGAAGGCAGACATGTATGCTGTGGGATTGCATCTCTTTATGGGCCTGCTTGAGAGCGAGTCACCGGTGGATTTGGTGGGAGGGTGTTTGGGATGCTTGAAGGTGCAAATGGAGGGGTTGGTGGCTGCTCAAGTACCCGGTGTGAGTAATGGCGAGAAGATTGTACATGGTGTTGTTTCAGCGTGCCTTAGTAACATTGATGATATGAG GACGAGGGTCAACCCTGTCGCCAATATCATAATCAAAAATAACTTGCTGGCTGTTACACTCATATTAACGGCGCTGCCGGCCGACCTCAAGGTCAGCAGAAATCTGGTGGAGTCTGTCGGCTATACAATTGGCCAGTATTTGGGTGCAGGTATTGAACGTCCAGAG CTCGGTCTCACCGCAATCCATTGTGCGTCCACCATACTTCCCGCATCCCTGCgacttcttccctcccctcTCGGCCCCAATTCTCCACCAGCTCCTTCGCCAGTGCTGCAACACGCTACTCTCCATCtactccctcctatgataACCTACATCTCCGATAACGTCGTGGCGCATGCCACCAACCCTGACTATGCGCCGCCTTTGGAAGGTATACAAGCTGTCATCAAAACTCTGGTATCCTGGGGTACTGGCTTACCTGAGGAACATAAGCCCAGAGGATATGGAGTTTTATTACCGACGCTCTGCCTGATGCTCGATCCGCCCGGATCAACAGGTCAAGGACAATCCTCATCACAGCTTCACGGGGTGGCTGCTGCCGTTCTACTTGGCCTCGCCCAATCAGGACCAGGGGCGTTCAAAGAGGCGACAATGGCgatgaaagaaggcgaGAGAGGAGAATTGGAGCATGCGATCAGAGACGCCGTTGGTCAAAAACAAGGTGCCGCGAATGGCGGAGTAGCGAAGGAACGTAAAGGTATAGAGTTGAAGAGTTTCGGATAG